Genomic DNA from Gimesia aquarii:
TCTGATGATGATTACCCAATTGTCATACTCGAGTTATACATTTGCTGAAGATGTGACCTGGAAAGCGGGATCAGCCAGTGTCGTGATCACTCCTGAAAAAGACCTCTGGATGGCCGGATACGGTGGTCGTACAGCGCCTGCCGAAGGTAAATTACACGACCTCTGGCTCAAAGTCTTAGTGATTGAAGCCAGTAATGGCCATCGTGGCGTGATTGTCTCAACAGACACATTGGGAATTCCGCAATCAATCTATAACAATGTCTGTGCGGCACTCAAAGAGAAATTCGATCTCGACCGCAATCAGATTATGCTCAATAGCTCTCACACTCACTGCGGTCCTGTTTTGCGAGGGGCACTGCATGATATCTATCCCCTGAATGCAAATCATCTCAAAGACATTAATGAGTATTCCGACAAACTGGAACAAAAACTGGTCACTGCGGTGGGAACCGCCATTAAGAAACTTGAACCTGCCTCACTTTATTCAGGCGAAGGATTTACGAGTTTTGCAGTCAACCGTCGCACAAATAAAGAAGCAGAAGTCCCCAAACTTAGATTGGCTAATGAATTAAAGGGTCCAATTGACCATTCCGTTCCCATTTTAGCTGTGAAAGACAAAGCTGGGAAACTGAAAACTATCGTCTTTGGCTATGCCTGCCACAATACCACATTGAGTTTTCAGAAATGGTGCGGCGACTATGCCGGATTCGCTCAATACGATCTGGAAGCCATGTTTCCGGGAGTGACCGCAATGTTCTATATGGGTTGTGGCGCAGACC
This window encodes:
- a CDS encoding neutral/alkaline non-lysosomal ceramidase N-terminal domain-containing protein, producing the protein MKYLTYYRSGLLLGLMMITQLSYSSYTFAEDVTWKAGSASVVITPEKDLWMAGYGGRTAPAEGKLHDLWLKVLVIEASNGHRGVIVSTDTLGIPQSIYNNVCAALKEKFDLDRNQIMLNSSHTHCGPVLRGALHDIYPLNANHLKDINEYSDKLEQKLVTAVGTAIKKLEPASLYSGEGFTSFAVNRRTNKEAEVPKLRLANELKGPIDHSVPILAVKDKAGKLKTIVFGYACHNTTLSFQKWCGDYAGFAQYDLEAMFPGVTAMFYMGCGADQNPLPRRTVDLAQSYGSRLAHAVADVVRLPMVELDPELKTEIEIIDIKLGAHLTKSELEKIASGSPSSYRTRWGSRLLKQLNSGKPFIKSYPFPVEVWRLGKKQLWIAIGGEVVIDYALAMKKEYGPDTWVTGYANDVMAYTPSLRVLKEGGYEGNTSMAVYGMPSHRWSEEIEDKIVESVQRQVKKIRDGK